A portion of the Gasterosteus aculeatus chromosome 12, fGasAcu3.hap1.1, whole genome shotgun sequence genome contains these proteins:
- the tjp1a gene encoding tight junction protein 1 isoform X26 — MSSKPSNKSAAMEETVIWEQHTVTLHRAAGFGFGIAISGGRDNPHFQSGETSIVISDVLKGGPAEGLLQENDRVVMVNAVSMDNVEHAYAVQQLRKSGKNAKITIRRKRKVQIPVSRPGDRETMSEHEEEETDEEDGYDHGSQSAYAGASGGGTGTGRRQGRERSSSGRRDRSASRDRSVSPRSDRRSQASSAAPRPSKVTLVKSRKNEEYGLRLASHIFVKDISPESLAARDGNIQEGDVVLKINGTVTENLSLIDAKKLIERSKGKLKMVVQRDDRATLLNIPDLDDSVASANNSDRDDISEIHSLTSDHSNRSPGRGSRSRSPDRPEPSDLLRNSPRQISNGSHRSRDEERISKPGLMSTPVKSSDDVVVSHSSDLASSRDDKLLPPLPEPKPVYAQPGQPDVDLPVSPSDAPVPSAVHDESILRPSMKLVKFKKGESVGLRLAGGNDVGIFVAGVLEDSPAAREGLEEGDQILRVNNVDFANIIREEAVLFLLDLPKGEEVTILAQKKKDVYRRIVESDVGDSFYIRTHFEYEKESPYGLSFNKGEVFRVVDTLYNGKLGSWLAIRIGKNHQEVERGIIPNKNRAEQLSSVQYTLPKTPGGDRADFWRFRGLRSSKRNLRKSREDLSAQPVQTKFPAYERVVLREAGFLRPVVLFGPIADVAREKLAREEPDVFELARSEPRDAGTDQKSSGIIRLHTIKQIIDRDKHAVLDITPNAVDRLNYAQWYPIVVFLNPDTKQGVKTMRTRLCPESRKSARKLFDRALKLRKNNHHLFTTTINLNNMNDGWFGALKESIQQQQNQLVWVSEGKADGAAEDDLDIHDDRLSYLSAPGSEYSMYSTDSRHTSDYEDTDTEGGAYTDQELDETLNDDVGPPAEPAITRSSEPVREDPPVIQEPPGYATYALQPEPLHRIDPAGFKAPVPQQMFQKDPYSVENTGRIGHSMKPATYNSQQGFHPDQPPYRDYDHPPSRYDVSSSGGGYPQPTYRNYDPNPPYENSVPHYDQWNPYNQPHSTANSQGHDPRVPYSDGPDSQYTPPLRYDEPPPQQGFDGRPRYGKPTGPGPVRYDDPPQPAPGPDMHYNQDPRLAAYPSAGHSPDPAPQRPSYNQGPTPQQKSYKPQQYDPVPVNSDPGPAPSPKADGPSSSPAEAPKSFPARDEHQEDPAMQPQSVLTRVKMFENKRSVSVDRARDAGDSSGNKAADLPLKAGGVIPKANSLSNLDQEKAFKAPGPQQPPSMVADDIVRSNNYNPDEDEDYYRKQLSYFDRLQAGPNKPQAQAPTANHYPRTESVEKSVPVEKKYEPVAQVTPSLLPAVLPKPTPEAKPPGRDDNVHTNFLPHKSFPEKSPVNGTSEHPPKTAPPANSYNRYTPKPYTTSAKPFSRMFDTPKFNHNLLPNEKPDAAPKGQSSGPVKPQIALQPQNTDPDSGLDTFTRTLEHRSKHQLNNIHAVPKAIPVSPSALDDDEDEDEGHTVVATARGVFNSNGGVLSSIETGVSIIIPQGAIPDGVEQEIYFKVCRDNSILPPLDKEKGETLLSPLVMCGPHGLKFLKPVELRLPHCASMTPDGWSFALKSSDSSSGDPKSWQNKSLPGDPNYLVGANCVSVLIDHF, encoded by the exons AGTGCAGCAATGGAGGAAACGGTCATATGGGAACAGCACACAGTGACCCTTCACAGG GCCGCAGGATTTGGGTTTGGTATTGCCATCTCAGGTGGGCGAGACAACCCTCATTTCCAGAGTGGGGAGACCTCCATTGTGATATCTGATGTGCTGAAAGGAGGTCCTGCGGAGGGATTGTTGCA AGAAAATGATCGAGTGGTGATGGTAAATGCCGTCTCTATGGACAACGTAGAGCATGCCTACGCAGTACAGCAGCTCCGAAAGAGTGGCAAAAACGCAAAAATA ACCATTCGTCGTAAGAGGAAAGTGCAGATCCCTGTTTCTAGACCCGGGGACAGGGAGACGATGTCcgagcacgaggaggaggaaaccgATGAGGAGGATGGCTATGACCATGGTAGCCAAAGTGCCTATGCAGGAGCAAGCGGCGGCGGCACGGGTACCGGCAGGCGTCAGGGCCGCGAGCGCAGTAGCAGCGGCAGGAGGGATCGCAGTGCCTCGCGAGACAGGAGCGTCTCGCCGCGCTCTGACCGACGATCACAAGCATCCTCTGCTGCGCCAAGGCCCTCCAAGGTGACCCTGGTCAAGTCCCGCAAGAATGAAG AATACGGTCTGCGATTGGCCAGCCACATCTTTGTGAAGGACATCTCTCCCGAGAGCCTTGCTGCCCGAGATGGAAACATCCAGGAGGGAGACGTTGTACTTAAG ATCAATGGCACTGTCACGGAGAACCTATCGCTAATAGATGCCAAGAAGCTGATTGAGAGGTCGAAGGGCAAGTTGAAGATGGTGGTGCAAAGAGATGACCGAGCCACGCTGCTCAACATTCCCGACCTCGACGACAGCGTCGCGTCAGCCAACAACTCCGACCGAGACG ACATTTCAGAAATACATTCTCTCACTTCGGACCATTCCAATCGATCCCCTGGGCGCGGTAGTCGATCGCGTTCGCCCGACAGGCCTGAACCGTCAGACCTTCTCCGCAACTCACCTCGGCAGATCAGCAACGGCAG CCATCGAAGTCGAGATGAGGAACGCATATCCAAACCGGGGCTCATGTCCACTCCAGTTAAAAGCTCTGATGACGTCGTTGTGTCACACTCCAGCGATCTGGCCAGTTCCAGAGATGACAAACTGTTGCCCCCGCTGCCTG AACCAAAGCCTGTTTATGCGCAGCCTGGTCAGCCCGACGTGGATCTGCCCGTCAGCCCCTCGGACGCCCCTGTGCCCAGCGCTGTTCATGATGAAAGCATCCTCAG GCCGAGTATGAAGCTGGTCAAGTTCAAGAAGGGAGAAAGTGTCGGTCTGCGGTTAGCAGGAGGGAACGATGTGGGGATTTTTGTGGCAGGTGTTTTGGAGGACAGTCCTGCAGCCAGGGAagggctggaggagggagaccAGATTCTCAGG GTGAACAATGTGGACTTTGCTAACATCATCCGGGAGGAGGCTGTGCTGTTTCTGCTGGATCTCCCGAAAGGAGAAGAAGTTACTATTttggcacaaaagaaaaaagatg tatatCGGAGGATAGTGGAATCTGATGTAGGTGACTCCTTCTACATCCGGACCCATTTTGAATATGAAAAGGAGTCACCGTACGGGCTGAGCTTTAACAAGGGCGAGGTGTTTCGTGTAGTAGACACGCTCTACAACGGCAAATTAGGCTCCTGGCTCGCCATCCGTATCGGCAAGAACCATCAGGAAGTAGAAAGGGGCATCATACCCAACAAGAACAG AGCTGAGCAGCTATCCAGTGTGCAGTACACCCTCCCCAAAACGCCAGGGGGCGACAGAGCAGACTTCTGGAGATTCCGAGGATTGCGAAGCTCCAAGAGAAATTTGCGTAAGAGCAGGGAAGACCTGTCGGCCCAACCAGTTCAGACCAAGTTCCCTGCTTACGAGAGGGTGGTGCTGAGAGAAG CTGGGTTCCTGAGGCCTGTGGTTCTGTTTGGGCCGATAGCAGACGTGGCCAGAGAGAAACTGGCCAGGGAGGAGCCAGATGTTTTTGAACTAGCGA GAAGTGAGCCCAGGGACGCAGGAACCGACCAGAAGAGCTCCGGCATCATTCGCCTGCACACCATCAAACAGATCATTGACCGG gACAAGCACGCAGTGCTGGACATCACCCCTAATGCAGTGGACCGTCTCAACTACGCTCAGTGGTATCCAATCGTGGTGTTTCTTAACCCAGACACAAAGCAGGGTGTGAAGACGATGAGGACCCGCCTTTGCCCGGAGTCTAGGAAGAGTGCCAGGAAGCTTTTCGACCGAGCCCTCAAATTAAGGAAGAACAACCACCACCTCTTCACCA CGACCATTAACTTGAACAACATGAACGATGGCTGGTTTGGCGCGCTGAAGGAATcgatccagcagcagcagaaccagcTGGTGTGGGTTTCCGAGGGCAAG GCTGACGGAGCGGCCGAGGACGACCTGGACATCCACGACGACCGCCTGTCTTACCTGTCGGCGCCGGGCAGCGAGTATTCCATGTACAGCACCGACAGCCGCCACACCTCCGACTACGAGGACACAGACACGGAGGGCGGAGCCTACACCGACCAGGAGCTGGACGAGACCCTGAACGACGACGTAGGTCCTCCCGCAGAGCCCGCCATCACCCGCTCCTCGGAGCCTGTTCGCGAGGACCCGCCCGTCATCCAGGAGCCCCCCGGCTACGCCACCTACGCGTTGCAGCCGGAGCCCCTGCACCGCATCGACCCGGCTGGATTCAAGGCACCAGTTCCGCAGCAG ATGTTTCAGAAGGATCCATACAGCGTAGAAAACACAGGGAGAATCGGTCACAGCATGAAGCCTGCGACCTACAACTCCCAGCAGGGATTTCACCCCGACCAGCCGCCATACAGAGATTACGACCACCCACCCAGTCGGTATGATGTCAGCAGCAGCGGAGGTGGTTATCCGCAACCAACGTACAGGAACTATGACCCTAACCCGCCCTACGAGAACAGTGTGCCTCATTACGACCAGTGGAACCCTTACAACCAGCCGCACTCCACCGCCAACTCCCAGGGCCACGACCCCCGCGTACCGTACAGTGATGGACCCGACTCCCAGTacacccctcccctccgctACGACGAGCCCCCGCCTCAGCAGGGATTCGACGGGCGGCCTCGCTACGGAAAACCAACAGGTCCGGGTCCCGTCCGCTACGATGATCCTCCGCAGCCAGCGCCGGGTCCCGACATGCACTACAACCAGGATCCTCGCCTGGCCGCGTACCCTTCTGCTGGCCACTCCCCAGACCCCGCCCCTCAGCGGCCTTCGTACAACCAGGGACCAACGCCGCAACAAAAGAGCTACAAGCCTCAGCAGTATGACCCTGTTCCTGTGAACTCTGACCCCGGCCCCGCACCCTCTCCCAAGGCAGACGGCCCGTCATCGTCTCCCGCGGAGGCTCCAAAGTCTTTCCCCGCCAGAGATGAGCACCAGGAGGATCCCGCCATGCAGCCACAGTCGGTCCTGACCAGGGTGAAGATGTTCGAGAACAAACGCTCGGTGTCTGTGGACAGAGCCCGAGATGCAGGGGATTCATCTGGGAACAAG GCAGCTGATTTACCTTTGAAAGCGGGTGGAGTAATCCCCAAAGCAAATTCTCTGAGCAACCTGGATCAGGAGAAGGCCTTCAA AGCCCCAGGGCCTCAGCAGCCTCCGTCCATGGTAGCTGATGACATTGTGCGCTCCAACAATTACAACCCTGATGAGGACGAGGACTACTACAGGAAACAGCTGTCTTACTTTGACAGGCTCCAGGCCGGCCCCAACAAACCCCAGGCACAAGCACCAACGGCTAACCACTACCCCAG AACGGAGTCAGTGGAGAAATCCGTTCCAGTGGAGAAAAAATATGAGCCTGTTGCCCAGGTGACGCCTTCTCTGCTGCCAGCTGTGCTGCCCAAACCCACACCCGAAG CCAAACCTCCTGGCCGAGACGACAACGTCCACACCAACTTCCTGCCTCACAAGAGTTTCCCTGAGAAGTCTCCGGTGAACGGCACTAGCGAGCATCCTCCAAAAACGGCTCCACCTGCAAACAGCTACAACCGCTACACCCCCAAGCCCTACACCACGTCAGCCAAGCCTTTTTCACGCATGTTCGACACACCCAAATTCAACCACAACCTTTTGCCCAATGAAAAGCCGGACGCTGCTCCAAAG GGCCAGAGCTCCGGCCCAGTGAAGCCTCAGATAGCCCTGCAGCCCCAGAACACAGACCCTGACAGTGGCCTGGACACCTTCACGCGCACTTTGGAGCACCGCTCCAAGCACCAACTCAACAACATCCACGCTGTGCCCAAAGCCATCCCAGTGAG TCCTAGCGCcctggatgatgatgaggatgaagatgagggcCACACAGTGGTTGCAACGGCTCGTGGTGTCTTCAACTCTAACGGCGGCGTCCTGAGCTCCATCGAGACCGGCGTCAGCATCATCATCCCACAGGGGGCCATCCCCGACGGCGTGGAGCAGGAGATCTACTTCAAGGTCTGCAGAGACAACAGCATCCTTCCGCCACTCGACAAGGAGAAAG GAGAGACTCTGCTCAGCCCTCTGGTGATGTGTGGACCTCATGGCCTCAAGTTTTTGAAGCCTGTGGAGCTGCGCTTACCTCACTGTGCGTCTATGACCCCAGATGGTTGGTCTTTTGCTCTAAAATCCTCCGACTCCTCGTCGG GTGACCCAAAAAGCTGGCAGAACAAGTCTCTCCCCGGAGACCCCAACTACCTGGTGGGGGCCAACTGTGTTTCTGTGCTCATCGACCACTTTTAA
- the tjp1a gene encoding tight junction protein 1 isoform X12: protein MKYQKYITVMQMAMGVTASNKDCLPTKRQLWVTPQDGDTSPSGDPGCSDRATGASGGAMAMPATSTLSLPVSQGKPSLRRIKGRIHRSKSLDSMDLLDSNSAAMEETVIWEQHTVTLHRAAGFGFGIAISGGRDNPHFQSGETSIVISDVLKGGPAEGLLQENDRVVMVNAVSMDNVEHAYAVQQLRKSGKNAKITIRRKRKVQIPVSRPGDRETMSEHEEEETDEEDGYDHGSQSAYAGASGGGTGTGRRQGRERSSSGRRDRSASRDRSVSPRSDRRSQASSAAPRPSKVTLVKSRKNEVEYGLRLASHIFVKDISPESLAARDGNIQEGDVVLKINGTVTENLSLIDAKKLIERSKGKLKMVVQRDDRATLLNIPDLDDSVASANNSDRDDISEIHSLTSDHSNRSPGRGSRSRSPDRPEPSDLLRNSPRQISNGSHRSRDEERISKPGLMSTPVKSSDDVVVSHSSDLASSRDDKLLPPLPEPKPVYAQPGQPDVDLPVSPSDAPVPSAVHDESILRPSMKLVKFKKGESVGLRLAGGNDVGIFVAGVLEDSPAAREGLEEGDQILRVNNVDFANIIREEAVLFLLDLPKGEEVTILAQKKKDVYRRIVESDVGDSFYIRTHFEYEKESPYGLSFNKGEVFRVVDTLYNGKLGSWLAIRIGKNHQEVERGIIPNKNRAEQLSSVQYTLPKTPGGDRADFWRFRGLRSSKRNLRKSREDLSAQPVQTKFPAYERVVLREAGFLRPVVLFGPIADVAREKLAREEPDVFELAKTQQQQGGERSEPRDAGTDQKSSGIIRLHTIKQIIDRDKHAVLDITPNAVDRLNYAQWYPIVVFLNPDTKQGVKTMRTRLCPESRKSARKLFDRALKLRKNNHHLFTTTINLNNMNDGWFGALKESIQQQQNQLVWVSEGKADGAAEDDLDIHDDRLSYLSAPGSEYSMYSTDSRHTSDYEDTDTEGGAYTDQELDETLNDDVGPPAEPAITRSSEPVREDPPVIQEPPGYATYALQPEPLHRIDPAGFKAPVPQQMFQKDPYSVENTGRIGHSMKPATYNSQQGFHPDQPPYRDYDHPPSRYDVSSSGGGYPQPTYRNYDPNPPYENSVPHYDQWNPYNQPHSTANSQGHDPRVPYSDGPDSQYTPPLRYDEPPPQQGFDGRPRYGKPTGPGPVRYDDPPQPAPGPDMHYNQDPRLAAYPSAGHSPDPAPQRPSYNQGPTPQQKSYKPQQYDPVPVNSDPGPAPSPKADGPSSSPAEAPKSFPARDEHQEDPAMQPQSVLTRVKMFENKRSVSVDRARDAGDSSGNKAADLPLKAGGVIPKANSLSNLDQEKAFKAPGPQQPPSMVADDIVRSNNYNPDEDEDYYRKQLSYFDRLQAGPNKPQAQAPTANHYPRTESVEKSVPVEKKYEPVAQVTPSLLPAVLPKPTPEAKPPGRDDNVHTNFLPHKSFPEKSPVNGTSEHPPKTAPPANSYNRYTPKPYTTSAKPFSRMFDTPKFNHNLLPNEKPDAAPKGQSSGPVKPQIALQPQNTDPDSGLDTFTRTLEHRSKHQLNNIHAVPKAIPVSPSALDDDEDEDEGHTVVATARGVFNSNGGVLSSIETGVSIIIPQGAIPDGVEQEIYFKVCRDNSILPPLDKEKGETLLSPLVMCGPHGLKFLKPVELRLPHCASMTPDGWSFALKSSDSSSGDPKSWQNKSLPGDPNYLVGANCVSVLIDHF, encoded by the exons AGTGCAGCAATGGAGGAAACGGTCATATGGGAACAGCACACAGTGACCCTTCACAGG GCCGCAGGATTTGGGTTTGGTATTGCCATCTCAGGTGGGCGAGACAACCCTCATTTCCAGAGTGGGGAGACCTCCATTGTGATATCTGATGTGCTGAAAGGAGGTCCTGCGGAGGGATTGTTGCA AGAAAATGATCGAGTGGTGATGGTAAATGCCGTCTCTATGGACAACGTAGAGCATGCCTACGCAGTACAGCAGCTCCGAAAGAGTGGCAAAAACGCAAAAATA ACCATTCGTCGTAAGAGGAAAGTGCAGATCCCTGTTTCTAGACCCGGGGACAGGGAGACGATGTCcgagcacgaggaggaggaaaccgATGAGGAGGATGGCTATGACCATGGTAGCCAAAGTGCCTATGCAGGAGCAAGCGGCGGCGGCACGGGTACCGGCAGGCGTCAGGGCCGCGAGCGCAGTAGCAGCGGCAGGAGGGATCGCAGTGCCTCGCGAGACAGGAGCGTCTCGCCGCGCTCTGACCGACGATCACAAGCATCCTCTGCTGCGCCAAGGCCCTCCAAGGTGACCCTGGTCAAGTCCCGCAAGAATGAAG TAGAATACGGTCTGCGATTGGCCAGCCACATCTTTGTGAAGGACATCTCTCCCGAGAGCCTTGCTGCCCGAGATGGAAACATCCAGGAGGGAGACGTTGTACTTAAG ATCAATGGCACTGTCACGGAGAACCTATCGCTAATAGATGCCAAGAAGCTGATTGAGAGGTCGAAGGGCAAGTTGAAGATGGTGGTGCAAAGAGATGACCGAGCCACGCTGCTCAACATTCCCGACCTCGACGACAGCGTCGCGTCAGCCAACAACTCCGACCGAGACG ACATTTCAGAAATACATTCTCTCACTTCGGACCATTCCAATCGATCCCCTGGGCGCGGTAGTCGATCGCGTTCGCCCGACAGGCCTGAACCGTCAGACCTTCTCCGCAACTCACCTCGGCAGATCAGCAACGGCAG CCATCGAAGTCGAGATGAGGAACGCATATCCAAACCGGGGCTCATGTCCACTCCAGTTAAAAGCTCTGATGACGTCGTTGTGTCACACTCCAGCGATCTGGCCAGTTCCAGAGATGACAAACTGTTGCCCCCGCTGCCTG AACCAAAGCCTGTTTATGCGCAGCCTGGTCAGCCCGACGTGGATCTGCCCGTCAGCCCCTCGGACGCCCCTGTGCCCAGCGCTGTTCATGATGAAAGCATCCTCAG GCCGAGTATGAAGCTGGTCAAGTTCAAGAAGGGAGAAAGTGTCGGTCTGCGGTTAGCAGGAGGGAACGATGTGGGGATTTTTGTGGCAGGTGTTTTGGAGGACAGTCCTGCAGCCAGGGAagggctggaggagggagaccAGATTCTCAGG GTGAACAATGTGGACTTTGCTAACATCATCCGGGAGGAGGCTGTGCTGTTTCTGCTGGATCTCCCGAAAGGAGAAGAAGTTACTATTttggcacaaaagaaaaaagatg tatatCGGAGGATAGTGGAATCTGATGTAGGTGACTCCTTCTACATCCGGACCCATTTTGAATATGAAAAGGAGTCACCGTACGGGCTGAGCTTTAACAAGGGCGAGGTGTTTCGTGTAGTAGACACGCTCTACAACGGCAAATTAGGCTCCTGGCTCGCCATCCGTATCGGCAAGAACCATCAGGAAGTAGAAAGGGGCATCATACCCAACAAGAACAG AGCTGAGCAGCTATCCAGTGTGCAGTACACCCTCCCCAAAACGCCAGGGGGCGACAGAGCAGACTTCTGGAGATTCCGAGGATTGCGAAGCTCCAAGAGAAATTTGCGTAAGAGCAGGGAAGACCTGTCGGCCCAACCAGTTCAGACCAAGTTCCCTGCTTACGAGAGGGTGGTGCTGAGAGAAG CTGGGTTCCTGAGGCCTGTGGTTCTGTTTGGGCCGATAGCAGACGTGGCCAGAGAGAAACTGGCCAGGGAGGAGCCAGATGTTTTTGAACTAGCGA aaacacAGCAACAGCAAGGAGGGGAAA GAAGTGAGCCCAGGGACGCAGGAACCGACCAGAAGAGCTCCGGCATCATTCGCCTGCACACCATCAAACAGATCATTGACCGG gACAAGCACGCAGTGCTGGACATCACCCCTAATGCAGTGGACCGTCTCAACTACGCTCAGTGGTATCCAATCGTGGTGTTTCTTAACCCAGACACAAAGCAGGGTGTGAAGACGATGAGGACCCGCCTTTGCCCGGAGTCTAGGAAGAGTGCCAGGAAGCTTTTCGACCGAGCCCTCAAATTAAGGAAGAACAACCACCACCTCTTCACCA CGACCATTAACTTGAACAACATGAACGATGGCTGGTTTGGCGCGCTGAAGGAATcgatccagcagcagcagaaccagcTGGTGTGGGTTTCCGAGGGCAAG GCTGACGGAGCGGCCGAGGACGACCTGGACATCCACGACGACCGCCTGTCTTACCTGTCGGCGCCGGGCAGCGAGTATTCCATGTACAGCACCGACAGCCGCCACACCTCCGACTACGAGGACACAGACACGGAGGGCGGAGCCTACACCGACCAGGAGCTGGACGAGACCCTGAACGACGACGTAGGTCCTCCCGCAGAGCCCGCCATCACCCGCTCCTCGGAGCCTGTTCGCGAGGACCCGCCCGTCATCCAGGAGCCCCCCGGCTACGCCACCTACGCGTTGCAGCCGGAGCCCCTGCACCGCATCGACCCGGCTGGATTCAAGGCACCAGTTCCGCAGCAG ATGTTTCAGAAGGATCCATACAGCGTAGAAAACACAGGGAGAATCGGTCACAGCATGAAGCCTGCGACCTACAACTCCCAGCAGGGATTTCACCCCGACCAGCCGCCATACAGAGATTACGACCACCCACCCAGTCGGTATGATGTCAGCAGCAGCGGAGGTGGTTATCCGCAACCAACGTACAGGAACTATGACCCTAACCCGCCCTACGAGAACAGTGTGCCTCATTACGACCAGTGGAACCCTTACAACCAGCCGCACTCCACCGCCAACTCCCAGGGCCACGACCCCCGCGTACCGTACAGTGATGGACCCGACTCCCAGTacacccctcccctccgctACGACGAGCCCCCGCCTCAGCAGGGATTCGACGGGCGGCCTCGCTACGGAAAACCAACAGGTCCGGGTCCCGTCCGCTACGATGATCCTCCGCAGCCAGCGCCGGGTCCCGACATGCACTACAACCAGGATCCTCGCCTGGCCGCGTACCCTTCTGCTGGCCACTCCCCAGACCCCGCCCCTCAGCGGCCTTCGTACAACCAGGGACCAACGCCGCAACAAAAGAGCTACAAGCCTCAGCAGTATGACCCTGTTCCTGTGAACTCTGACCCCGGCCCCGCACCCTCTCCCAAGGCAGACGGCCCGTCATCGTCTCCCGCGGAGGCTCCAAAGTCTTTCCCCGCCAGAGATGAGCACCAGGAGGATCCCGCCATGCAGCCACAGTCGGTCCTGACCAGGGTGAAGATGTTCGAGAACAAACGCTCGGTGTCTGTGGACAGAGCCCGAGATGCAGGGGATTCATCTGGGAACAAG GCAGCTGATTTACCTTTGAAAGCGGGTGGAGTAATCCCCAAAGCAAATTCTCTGAGCAACCTGGATCAGGAGAAGGCCTTCAA AGCCCCAGGGCCTCAGCAGCCTCCGTCCATGGTAGCTGATGACATTGTGCGCTCCAACAATTACAACCCTGATGAGGACGAGGACTACTACAGGAAACAGCTGTCTTACTTTGACAGGCTCCAGGCCGGCCCCAACAAACCCCAGGCACAAGCACCAACGGCTAACCACTACCCCAG AACGGAGTCAGTGGAGAAATCCGTTCCAGTGGAGAAAAAATATGAGCCTGTTGCCCAGGTGACGCCTTCTCTGCTGCCAGCTGTGCTGCCCAAACCCACACCCGAAG CCAAACCTCCTGGCCGAGACGACAACGTCCACACCAACTTCCTGCCTCACAAGAGTTTCCCTGAGAAGTCTCCGGTGAACGGCACTAGCGAGCATCCTCCAAAAACGGCTCCACCTGCAAACAGCTACAACCGCTACACCCCCAAGCCCTACACCACGTCAGCCAAGCCTTTTTCACGCATGTTCGACACACCCAAATTCAACCACAACCTTTTGCCCAATGAAAAGCCGGACGCTGCTCCAAAG GGCCAGAGCTCCGGCCCAGTGAAGCCTCAGATAGCCCTGCAGCCCCAGAACACAGACCCTGACAGTGGCCTGGACACCTTCACGCGCACTTTGGAGCACCGCTCCAAGCACCAACTCAACAACATCCACGCTGTGCCCAAAGCCATCCCAGTGAG TCCTAGCGCcctggatgatgatgaggatgaagatgagggcCACACAGTGGTTGCAACGGCTCGTGGTGTCTTCAACTCTAACGGCGGCGTCCTGAGCTCCATCGAGACCGGCGTCAGCATCATCATCCCACAGGGGGCCATCCCCGACGGCGTGGAGCAGGAGATCTACTTCAAGGTCTGCAGAGACAACAGCATCCTTCCGCCACTCGACAAGGAGAAAG GAGAGACTCTGCTCAGCCCTCTGGTGATGTGTGGACCTCATGGCCTCAAGTTTTTGAAGCCTGTGGAGCTGCGCTTACCTCACTGTGCGTCTATGACCCCAGATGGTTGGTCTTTTGCTCTAAAATCCTCCGACTCCTCGTCGG GTGACCCAAAAAGCTGGCAGAACAAGTCTCTCCCCGGAGACCCCAACTACCTGGTGGGGGCCAACTGTGTTTCTGTGCTCATCGACCACTTTTAA